In one window of Nitrospirota bacterium DNA:
- the tgt gene encoding tRNA guanosine(34) transglycosylase Tgt — protein sequence MGSSWSSYAGENVELDFQILKKDSSSKARTGLLTTPHGEIRTPVFMPVGTHGSVKSMSPRDLDEVGTEIILGNTYHLFLRPGDKAIVQLGGLHSFMSWSKPILTDSGGFQIFSLGQLSKISEEGVQFKSHLDGSSHFFSPEFAIEVQENLGSDFMMVLDECLPYPASFRETEDSLSRTTRWASRCQTAQKKREEMTLVGIVQGGFYPVLRERSLQQLIELNFSAYALGGMSVGEPKPLMYETMEAILPLFPEKKPRYVMGIGTPEDLVQGVLQGVDLFDCTLPTRHARTGELFTHFGEIAIRNARYASDSDPVDALCRCYTCRNFTRAYLRHLFMSNEILGIHLNTIHNLSYYLDLMKEIRQSINNNNLDTFCREFYHLRNSVTIQTGH from the coding sequence ATTGGAAGTTCTTGGAGTTCATACGCCGGAGAAAATGTAGAGTTGGACTTTCAGATACTCAAAAAGGATTCTTCTTCGAAAGCCAGAACGGGATTATTGACTACCCCGCATGGAGAGATTCGGACACCGGTATTTATGCCGGTCGGAACGCATGGTTCTGTAAAATCAATGTCACCCCGGGATCTCGATGAAGTCGGCACAGAGATTATTCTCGGAAATACCTATCACCTTTTTTTGAGGCCCGGAGACAAGGCCATTGTGCAACTGGGGGGACTACATTCCTTTATGTCCTGGTCGAAACCGATCTTGACTGACAGCGGAGGGTTCCAGATATTTAGCTTAGGCCAGCTCTCAAAAATATCCGAAGAAGGTGTTCAATTCAAGTCCCACCTGGATGGATCATCCCATTTCTTTTCTCCGGAGTTCGCAATCGAGGTACAGGAAAATCTCGGAAGTGACTTTATGATGGTTCTCGATGAATGCCTCCCATATCCCGCTTCATTCCGGGAGACCGAGGATTCTCTCAGTCGGACGACCCGCTGGGCTTCGCGTTGCCAAACTGCCCAAAAAAAAAGAGAAGAAATGACACTGGTCGGGATTGTTCAAGGGGGTTTCTACCCTGTGCTTCGGGAAAGAAGCCTTCAACAGCTCATCGAACTCAATTTTTCTGCTTACGCGCTGGGAGGCATGTCGGTGGGGGAACCCAAACCACTCATGTATGAAACGATGGAAGCGATTCTACCGTTGTTTCCGGAGAAGAAACCACGATACGTCATGGGAATCGGAACCCCGGAAGATCTCGTTCAGGGAGTTCTGCAGGGGGTGGATCTCTTCGATTGCACATTGCCTACCCGGCATGCCAGAACCGGAGAGCTCTTTACCCACTTTGGAGAAATTGCCATCAGAAATGCCAGGTATGCGTCCGATTCCGATCCGGTCGATGCGCTTTGCCGGTGTTATACTTGCAGGAACTTCACCCGGGCGTATTTGAGGCATCTCTTCATGTCAAATGAGATTTTGGGAATTCATCTCAATACGATTCATAATCTTTCTTATTATTTAGATCTGATGAAAGAGATTCGGCAATCCATCAACAATAATAACTTGGATACGTTTTGCAGAGAGTTTTACCATCTTCGAAACAGTGTAACCATCCAGACGGGCCATTAG
- a CDS encoding arginine--tRNA ligase produces the protein MKNELKMMIEKGVSALQEEFQLKELPPVLLEVPKKASQGDYATPVAMAIGAMTRQSPRKIAEKLFNLLAGHPLIEKIEIAGAGYLNITLKISYWHDKLREIIQKQNKYGWSEGGNGIKVQIEFVSANPTGPLHVGHGRGAVVGDSLAKLFKMTGHDVQCEYYINDVGKQVELLGQSTWARYRQLQGENSEIPAEGYLGEYVTEIAREIISKNISLPANETEMVPFFTQFAKSIILEEIKKDLDRLDIRFTDWFSEKELYDSNLVSETLETLKTNGFLYESDGATWFATLRLGDDKDRIVIKKNGEKTYYASDIAYHYHKFKRGYDRMINIWGADHHGYINRVKAAIKALGYDPKKLDILLIQLVNLVREGKPVAMSKRSGEYVTLREVIDEVGPDATRFFFLTRGTDITLDFDLELAKKESNENPVFYVQYAYARLCSVLRNAENQKTDCNEDGADLNLLTLDQELALMKQLALYPQVVQDSVGALEPHRLAYYLQDLAGSLHQYYYKNRILSDDIPLTRSRLVLTQAIKIVLANGLEVLGVHTPEKM, from the coding sequence ATGAAGAACGAACTCAAAATGATGATCGAAAAAGGGGTCAGTGCTCTACAAGAAGAGTTTCAGCTTAAAGAGCTTCCGCCGGTCTTACTGGAAGTTCCCAAAAAAGCAAGCCAGGGAGACTACGCGACGCCGGTCGCCATGGCGATCGGTGCAATGACCCGCCAGTCTCCCCGGAAAATCGCGGAGAAACTATTCAATCTATTAGCCGGACACCCTCTGATAGAAAAAATCGAGATTGCGGGTGCGGGGTATCTCAATATTACATTAAAAATCAGTTACTGGCACGATAAACTGCGGGAGATTATTCAAAAACAAAATAAGTATGGCTGGTCCGAGGGTGGAAATGGGATAAAAGTGCAGATCGAATTTGTCAGCGCGAATCCCACGGGGCCACTCCATGTCGGTCATGGGCGCGGAGCGGTCGTGGGAGATTCTCTGGCCAAGCTTTTCAAAATGACCGGTCATGATGTGCAATGTGAATATTATATCAATGACGTCGGAAAACAGGTGGAGCTTCTGGGACAATCGACCTGGGCCAGATACCGGCAATTACAAGGCGAGAACTCGGAAATTCCAGCTGAAGGATATCTCGGTGAATACGTGACGGAAATTGCGCGGGAAATCATTTCGAAAAACATTTCACTCCCCGCAAACGAAACCGAAATGGTTCCTTTCTTCACACAATTTGCCAAATCCATTATTCTGGAAGAGATCAAAAAAGATCTGGACCGGCTCGATATCCGGTTTACCGACTGGTTTTCTGAAAAAGAGCTGTACGATTCAAACCTTGTGTCAGAAACGCTCGAAACCTTGAAAACAAATGGATTCTTATATGAATCGGATGGAGCCACGTGGTTTGCTACCCTTCGACTTGGCGATGACAAGGACCGGATTGTCATCAAGAAGAACGGAGAAAAGACCTATTACGCGTCCGATATTGCTTACCATTATCATAAATTCAAGCGTGGATATGACCGGATGATCAATATCTGGGGAGCCGATCACCATGGGTATATCAATCGCGTCAAAGCGGCCATAAAGGCGCTTGGATACGATCCGAAAAAACTGGACATTCTGTTGATTCAATTGGTCAATCTGGTGAGAGAAGGAAAGCCCGTCGCCATGTCCAAGAGATCAGGAGAATATGTGACTCTTCGGGAGGTGATTGACGAAGTCGGTCCGGACGCAACCCGATTCTTCTTTCTGACCCGGGGAACGGATATTACGCTCGATTTTGATCTCGAGCTTGCCAAGAAGGAGTCGAATGAGAACCCGGTCTTTTATGTTCAGTATGCCTATGCAAGACTTTGTTCCGTTTTAAGAAATGCTGAAAATCAAAAAACAGATTGCAATGAGGATGGAGCGGATCTGAATTTATTAACTCTGGATCAGGAACTTGCCTTGATGAAACAGCTCGCTTTGTATCCTCAGGTGGTTCAAGATTCTGTCGGGGCACTGGAACCGCACCGGCTTGCTTACTATCTTCAGGATCTTGCCGGATCCCTTCATCAGTATTATTATAAGAACCGAATCCTGTCAGATGATATCCCATTGACGCGTAGCCGCCTAGTGCTGACCCAGGCAATCAAGATCGTGCTGGCCAACGGATTGGAAGTTCTTGGAGTTCATACGCCGGAGAAAATGTAG
- a CDS encoding insulinase family protein, whose amino-acid sequence MFKKVILDNGIRIVTERIPSVKSVSIGIWVNVGSRDEEGSEHGLSHFLEHMFFKGTQRKSAKELAQVMDSLGGEMNAFTTRESTTFYTKVLDDHLPKAIEILADVFHHSVFDPAEIKKEKKVILEEIKMVEDDPEELLNDFYLEQVWKKNPLGRSILGTLDTVSSLKREDILYFLQKYYHPTQIVISIAGNFNSTVLFKSLNRAFGKYHNRKRFIPERIAPQMETGVFCKRKNLEQLHLCLGIPGVSQTDKNRHPLHILNTVLGGSVSSRLFQEVREERGLVYSIYSYPSFFQDTGLFTVYAGTSVKSARQVIQIILKELKKLRNEGLSSKELRKAKDHLKGSMMLGMESTSSRMGQLAKDELSFGRFFSMEEVLNDIETVTKESVFQIANQVFDATRFSLTTLGPLGKKELDSDILFS is encoded by the coding sequence ATGTTTAAAAAGGTGATCTTAGATAACGGGATCCGTATTGTGACGGAAAGGATCCCGTCGGTCAAATCTGTGTCCATTGGGATATGGGTCAACGTCGGATCCAGAGACGAAGAAGGGAGCGAACATGGGCTTTCTCACTTTCTGGAGCATATGTTTTTTAAGGGGACGCAGAGAAAGTCGGCTAAAGAACTTGCTCAGGTGATGGATTCTCTCGGTGGAGAAATGAACGCCTTCACCACGAGGGAATCGACAACCTTTTATACGAAGGTTCTGGATGATCACCTTCCCAAAGCAATTGAAATTCTTGCGGATGTATTTCATCATTCCGTTTTTGATCCCGCAGAAATTAAAAAAGAAAAAAAGGTCATCCTTGAAGAGATTAAAATGGTCGAAGATGATCCGGAAGAGCTTCTCAACGACTTTTACCTTGAACAGGTCTGGAAAAAAAACCCCCTCGGACGATCGATTCTGGGGACCCTTGATACCGTCTCTTCATTAAAACGGGAAGATATCCTGTATTTTTTGCAAAAATATTATCACCCAACCCAAATTGTCATTTCTATTGCCGGAAATTTTAATTCCACCGTTCTGTTTAAAAGTCTGAACCGGGCATTCGGAAAGTATCATAACCGGAAACGATTTATTCCCGAGAGGATAGCTCCCCAAATGGAGACGGGAGTTTTCTGTAAAAGAAAAAATCTGGAACAGCTCCATCTCTGTCTCGGAATTCCCGGAGTTTCCCAGACCGATAAGAACCGGCATCCCCTTCATATCTTAAATACGGTACTCGGGGGAAGCGTCAGCTCGCGTCTGTTCCAGGAGGTCCGGGAAGAAAGAGGCCTGGTTTACTCAATTTATTCTTATCCTTCGTTCTTTCAGGATACCGGGCTCTTTACCGTTTATGCCGGAACGAGCGTCAAGAGTGCGCGTCAAGTGATTCAGATTATTCTAAAAGAACTTAAGAAATTAAGAAATGAAGGTTTAAGTTCAAAAGAATTGCGAAAAGCGAAGGATCATTTGAAAGGGAGCATGATGCTTGGAATGGAGAGCACCAGCAGCAGAATGGGACAATTGGCAAAGGACGAGCTCTCTTTTGGGAGATTTTTCAGCATGGAAGAGGTCTTGAATGATATCGAGACGGTCACGAAAGAGTCGGTGTTTCAAATCGCGAATCAGGTTTTCGATGCCACCCGATTTTCATTAACGACGCTTGGACCTCTCGGCAAAAAAGAACTCGATTCTGACATCTTATTCTCTTGA